The Nitrosospira lacus genome window below encodes:
- the hflX gene encoding GTPase HflX yields MLDRPAGNTSGANAAVLVSLDFNDCDYAENLEELRQLATSDALAICAVIKGGRSRPDSATFAGSGKVDEIKAALEQTGASLVIFNHDLSPAQQRNLERHLGCRVIDRTSLILDIFAQRAKSHEGKLQVELAQLEHLATRLVRGWTHLERQKGGIGLRGPGETQLETDRRLLGKRVKLLKEKLARFQHQRKLQRRSRQRTRMLSVSIVGYTNAGKSTLFNRLTRAHSYVADQLFATLDATTRKLFIPDHGSLVISDTVGFIRDLPHTLVAAFRATLEETAQADILLHVVDAGSPNRDAQIAEVNKVLKEIGADSIPQILVLNKIDLMSLSAGTAGYGRDECGRIVQIRLSAKTGEGLEFIKLALSEAIQRRILQQREDSSEIGNLISGYAALNYSTE; encoded by the coding sequence ATGCTTGATCGTCCTGCGGGTAATACATCCGGGGCTAACGCCGCCGTGCTGGTTAGCCTTGATTTTAACGATTGCGATTACGCCGAGAATCTCGAGGAACTGCGGCAATTGGCCACGAGTGATGCGCTTGCAATTTGCGCAGTGATCAAGGGAGGGCGCTCCCGGCCTGATTCCGCCACATTTGCGGGCAGCGGCAAGGTTGACGAGATTAAGGCGGCATTGGAGCAAACCGGGGCATCACTGGTAATTTTCAATCACGATCTATCTCCGGCCCAGCAACGCAATCTGGAGCGGCACCTTGGATGTCGTGTGATCGATCGCACCAGCCTGATTTTAGACATATTTGCCCAGCGCGCCAAAAGCCATGAGGGCAAATTGCAAGTGGAACTGGCACAACTTGAGCATCTTGCCACTCGCCTCGTACGCGGGTGGACGCACCTTGAACGGCAAAAGGGTGGCATCGGCTTACGCGGCCCCGGCGAAACCCAACTGGAAACGGACCGGCGCCTGCTCGGCAAGCGGGTTAAACTGCTGAAGGAAAAACTCGCCAGATTCCAGCACCAGCGGAAGCTACAGCGCCGTTCAAGGCAGCGCACTCGGATGCTGTCGGTTTCCATTGTCGGCTATACCAACGCTGGCAAATCCACTTTGTTCAATCGGCTCACCCGTGCGCATTCCTATGTCGCCGATCAATTATTCGCTACCCTGGATGCTACCACTCGCAAGTTGTTTATCCCGGATCATGGCTCGCTTGTGATTTCGGACACGGTAGGCTTCATTCGCGACTTGCCACATACGCTCGTTGCCGCATTCCGCGCCACGCTGGAGGAAACGGCGCAGGCCGATATATTGCTTCATGTAGTGGATGCGGGTAGCCCCAATCGGGATGCGCAGATTGCCGAGGTGAACAAAGTGCTAAAGGAAATCGGTGCAGATTCGATTCCGCAGATACTGGTGCTAAACAAGATAGATCTGATGAGTTTATCGGCTGGCACGGCGGGGTACGGGCGCGATGAGTGTGGTAGAATCGTACAAATTCGATTGAGCGCAAAAACCGGCGAGGGGCTGGAATTTATTAAACTGGCACTGTCGGAAGCAATACAACGGCGCATTTTACAGCAGCGTGAAGACTCATCAGAAATCGGAAACTTAATTAGCGGATATGCCGCGCTTAACTACTCTACCGAGTAG
- the hflC gene encoding protease modulator HflC, with translation MILGAVVALFLLASSSLYIVDQRQQAILFQLGEVVDVKTSPGLYFKIPLAQNVRYFDSRILTMDTAEPERFITSEKKNVLVDLFVKWRIVDVKQYYVSVRGDEMLAQTRLSQTVNSSLRDEFGNRTVHDVVSGERDKIMEIMRQKADADARKIGVEVVDVRLKRVDLPQEVSESVYRRMEAERKRVANELRSTGAAESEKIRADADRQREVILAEAYRQAQDVKGAGDAKASAIYAEAFQPNPEFYAFYRSLEAYKQSFKNKGDMMVLEPNSEFFKYLKNSGRSPR, from the coding sequence ATGATATTAGGCGCCGTTGTCGCGCTGTTTCTTCTTGCCAGTTCATCACTGTATATCGTCGATCAGCGCCAGCAGGCGATCCTGTTTCAACTGGGCGAGGTAGTTGACGTTAAAACTTCCCCGGGTCTTTATTTCAAAATCCCTCTGGCGCAGAACGTACGTTATTTTGATTCTCGTATCCTGACCATGGATACGGCCGAACCGGAACGTTTCATAACGTCGGAGAAAAAGAATGTGCTGGTGGATTTATTCGTGAAGTGGCGTATCGTCGATGTCAAGCAGTACTATGTGAGCGTTCGCGGGGACGAAATGCTGGCGCAAACCCGCCTGTCACAAACGGTAAATTCCAGCTTGCGCGACGAATTCGGTAATCGCACGGTGCACGATGTCGTTTCCGGAGAACGCGACAAGATTATGGAAATCATGCGTCAGAAAGCGGATGCCGATGCCCGTAAGATCGGGGTGGAAGTCGTGGATGTGCGCCTGAAGCGGGTAGACTTACCGCAGGAAGTAAGCGAGTCGGTCTATCGCCGTATGGAAGCGGAACGGAAACGTGTGGCGAATGAGTTGCGCTCGACCGGCGCAGCCGAGTCGGAGAAGATTCGCGCCGACGCCGACCGTCAACGCGAAGTTATTCTTGCGGAAGCTTATCGACAAGCCCAGGATGTAAAGGGTGCGGGTGATGCCAAGGCTTCTGCAATTTACGCCGAGGCTTTCCAGCCGAATCCGGAATTCTATGCTTTTTACCGTAGCCTGGAAGCGTACAAACAGAGTTTCAAGAACAAGGGGGATATGATGGTTCTGGAGCCCAATTCGGAATTTTTCAAGTATTTGAAAAATTCGGGCCGCAGCCCCAGATAG
- a CDS encoding cytochrome-c peroxidase, whose translation MIMRTLIISLLSIGVIAAPSAALAANEPIQPIEAAKPKNADMVELGKMLFFDPRLSKSGFISCNSCHNLSMGGTDNLPTSIGHKWHEGPISAPTVLNSSMNLAQFWDGRAKDLKEQAGGPIANPGEMGFTHELAVDVLRSIPEYRTRFKQLFRSDKIDIGMVTDAIAAFEETLVTPDSRFDKWLKGDKKALNQTELEGYKLFKESGCTSCHNGAAVGGGSFQKFGIHEPYKTTSKAEGRFAVTGKDADRFMFKVPTLRNVELTYPYFHDGAAATLEEAVDTMGRLQLGRTFNKEENAKIVAFLKTLTGKQPEFKLPILPPSTNETPRPKPFG comes from the coding sequence ATGATAATGCGGACATTAATCATATCGCTGCTGTCTATTGGAGTCATTGCTGCCCCAAGCGCCGCGCTTGCTGCCAATGAACCCATCCAGCCAATCGAAGCCGCGAAACCCAAGAATGCAGACATGGTGGAACTGGGCAAGATGCTCTTTTTCGATCCACGTCTATCGAAGTCTGGATTCATTTCCTGTAATTCCTGTCACAACCTGAGCATGGGTGGCACAGACAATCTGCCAACCTCCATTGGCCACAAGTGGCACGAGGGACCGATCAGCGCGCCCACGGTATTGAACTCCAGCATGAATCTGGCACAGTTCTGGGATGGCCGCGCCAAGGACTTGAAAGAACAGGCGGGCGGACCCATCGCAAACCCGGGCGAGATGGGATTCACCCATGAATTGGCGGTCGATGTACTACGTTCCATTCCGGAATACCGGACCCGCTTCAAGCAACTGTTTCGCTCAGATAAAATCGATATAGGTATGGTCACCGATGCGATTGCCGCATTCGAAGAGACTCTGGTGACACCCGACTCTCGTTTCGACAAATGGCTCAAAGGTGACAAAAAAGCCCTGAATCAAACAGAGTTGGAGGGTTACAAGCTATTCAAGGAGAGTGGATGCACGAGTTGCCATAATGGTGCTGCCGTAGGTGGCGGCTCATTCCAGAAATTTGGTATTCATGAACCCTACAAGACGACCAGTAAGGCCGAAGGGCGGTTTGCAGTGACTGGCAAGGACGCCGACCGCTTCATGTTCAAAGTCCCGACCCTGCGAAACGTGGAATTAACTTACCCCTATTTTCATGATGGTGCCGCCGCGACACTGGAAGAAGCAGTGGACACCATGGGCCGGCTACAGCTGGGCCGCACGTTCAATAAGGAAGAAAATGCCAAAATCGTGGCATTCTTAAAAACGTTGACCGGCAAACAGCCTGAGTTCAAGCTACCTATCCTTCCGCCTTCTACCAATGAAACACCAAGGCCCAAGCCTTTTGGGTAA
- a CDS encoding proline--tRNA ligase encodes MRVSDFFISTLKEAPAEAELVSHKLMLRAGLIRRLGSGLYTWMPLGLRVLRKVENIVREEMDKSGAVELLMPAVQPAELWQETGRWDVFGPQMLKIKDRHQRDFCFGPTHEEVITDIARREIKSYRQLPFTFYQIQTKFRDEIRPRFGVMRAREFIMKDAYSFHTGVASLERTYGIMHDAYQRIFTRMGLMFRAVTADTGAIGGSGSHEFHVLADSGEDAIVFCPGSDYAANIEMAEALRPAQLREAAGGIMRKVETAGIKTCEEVAAFLNLPVTDTVKTLAVIASGRMHLLLLRGDHHLNETKIRKIPFLTDFRLATEAEILAETGSLPGYIGPVGLTLPVIADHSVMVMSNFICGANEENYHLTNVNFERDTKEPDYTLDIRNAVSGDLSPDGGGRLEICRGIEVGHIFQLRTKYSEAMKAAYLDESGQSRPMEMGCYGIGISRIVAAAIEQSHDQRGIIFPDAIAPFQVAIVPIGLKKNAQVRIETEKLYTEIVNAGIDVLLDDRDERLGVMFADMELIGIPHRIVVGERGLKEGNVEYQGRRDEKSQVVPLRDIIDFMKKGIGEA; translated from the coding sequence ATGCGGGTATCGGATTTCTTTATTTCAACCCTTAAGGAGGCGCCTGCCGAAGCGGAATTGGTGAGCCATAAGCTGATGTTGCGTGCAGGGCTCATCAGGCGTTTAGGGAGCGGCCTTTATACATGGATGCCGCTGGGATTGAGAGTTTTGCGCAAGGTTGAAAATATCGTGCGGGAGGAAATGGACAAGAGCGGCGCGGTGGAACTTTTGATGCCTGCGGTGCAACCTGCCGAACTCTGGCAGGAGACCGGACGCTGGGACGTATTCGGCCCGCAGATGCTGAAAATCAAGGACAGGCATCAGCGCGATTTCTGTTTTGGCCCTACGCATGAGGAAGTCATTACCGATATTGCGAGGCGAGAGATAAAAAGTTATCGCCAATTGCCGTTTACTTTTTATCAGATTCAAACCAAGTTCCGCGATGAAATCCGGCCTCGATTCGGTGTGATGAGGGCACGGGAATTTATCATGAAAGATGCTTATTCATTCCATACCGGGGTTGCCAGCCTGGAAAGGACCTACGGAATAATGCACGACGCCTACCAGCGGATATTCACCCGCATGGGGTTGATGTTTCGCGCAGTCACCGCGGATACCGGAGCGATAGGCGGAAGCGGCTCGCACGAGTTTCATGTTCTGGCGGATTCGGGCGAGGACGCCATCGTTTTCTGTCCGGGTTCGGATTACGCCGCCAATATCGAAATGGCCGAGGCGTTGCGTCCGGCACAATTACGCGAAGCGGCCGGGGGCATCATGCGGAAAGTCGAAACGGCTGGCATAAAAACCTGTGAGGAGGTTGCGGCGTTTCTCAACCTTCCTGTCACAGACACTGTAAAAACCCTGGCGGTTATCGCGAGTGGCAGGATGCATTTATTGCTGCTGCGCGGCGATCATCATCTTAACGAGACGAAGATCCGCAAAATCCCTTTCCTTACCGATTTCCGACTGGCGACCGAGGCGGAGATTCTTGCGGAGACCGGTTCTCTTCCCGGATACATAGGACCTGTCGGCTTAACGCTTCCGGTTATCGCAGATCACTCTGTGATGGTAATGAGCAATTTCATTTGCGGTGCAAATGAAGAGAACTATCATCTTACAAACGTTAATTTTGAGCGTGATACGAAAGAGCCTGACTATACGCTGGATATCCGCAATGCGGTTTCCGGAGACCTGTCTCCGGATGGCGGGGGGCGGCTGGAGATCTGCCGTGGCATCGAGGTGGGACATATTTTCCAGTTACGCACCAAATACTCGGAAGCGATGAAAGCCGCCTATCTCGATGAATCCGGTCAATCACGTCCGATGGAAATGGGATGCTATGGTATCGGGATATCGCGTATCGTGGCCGCGGCCATCGAGCAGAGCCATGACCAGCGCGGCATTATTTTTCCGGATGCGATAGCGCCATTTCAGGTCGCTATCGTTCCTATCGGACTGAAGAAGAATGCGCAGGTGAGGATTGAGACAGAGAAGTTGTACACGGAAATCGTCAATGCCGGCATCGATGTTCTGCTTGATGATCGTGACGAACGCCTTGGTGTGATGTTTGCCGACATGGAGTTGATTGGCATCCCTCACCGCATTGTTGTCGGAGAACGGGGTTTGAAAGAGGGAAATGTAGAGTATCAAGGACGGCGGGATGAAAAGTCTCAGGTCGTCCCTTTGCGGGATATCATTGATTTTATGAAAAAGGGGATAGGTGAAGCCTGA
- the hfq gene encoding RNA chaperone Hfq: MSAKGQLLQDPFLNTLRKEHIPVSIYLVNGIKLQGHIDSFDQYVVLLKNTVTQMVYKHAISTVVPARAVSIPFEAPAIPDA; the protein is encoded by the coding sequence ATGAGCGCAAAAGGGCAATTGTTACAAGACCCATTTCTGAATACATTGCGGAAGGAACATATTCCAGTGTCGATTTATCTGGTAAACGGTATCAAGCTACAAGGTCATATTGATTCGTTTGACCAGTATGTCGTGTTGCTGAAAAATACCGTCACGCAGATGGTATACAAGCACGCAATCTCCACCGTTGTCCCCGCCAGGGCAGTTTCCATTCCATTTGAGGCACCCGCTATACCTGATGCTTGA
- a CDS encoding RNA pyrophosphohydrolase, translating to MIDRNGYRSNVGIILLNSKNEVFWGKRIKQDSWQFPQGGIKPGESPEQAMYRELTEEVGLHPRHVEIIGRTRDWLRYEVPDQWIRRDWRGNYKGQKQIWYLLRLLGRDCDVSLRTSVRPEFDAWRWNQYWVELESVVEFKRQVYRQALTELARLLNRAPFDGNGYGGSGHPGGREQAAIAPPKQGE from the coding sequence ATGATCGACCGCAACGGATATCGCTCCAATGTCGGTATTATTCTACTGAACTCGAAGAATGAGGTTTTTTGGGGCAAGCGCATCAAGCAGGACTCTTGGCAATTTCCCCAGGGAGGTATCAAGCCGGGCGAAAGTCCGGAACAGGCGATGTATCGGGAATTGACGGAAGAAGTAGGCTTGCACCCCCGGCATGTCGAGATCATTGGCCGCACGCGCGACTGGCTGCGCTACGAAGTCCCGGATCAATGGATAAGGCGCGACTGGCGGGGAAATTACAAAGGACAGAAGCAAATCTGGTATCTTTTGCGCCTGCTCGGCCGTGATTGTGATGTGTCGCTGCGTACAAGTGTTCGTCCGGAATTCGACGCCTGGCGCTGGAATCAATACTGGGTGGAATTGGAATCCGTGGTCGAGTTCAAACGCCAGGTCTATCGACAGGCACTGACCGAGCTTGCCCGCCTGCTCAATCGCGCTCCCTTTGATGGCAATGGCTACGGTGGATCCGGTCATCCTGGCGGCAGGGAACAGGCTGCGATCGCACCTCCTAAACAGGGCGAATAG
- a CDS encoding DUF2065 domain-containing protein, with protein sequence MWDTLLLAFALMLVIEGILPFLIPSVWRETFRKLIEAGDGQIRFIGLTSMLAGLLLLYFVN encoded by the coding sequence ATGTGGGACACTTTGTTGCTCGCATTCGCACTGATGCTGGTGATAGAAGGGATTCTCCCTTTCCTGATACCAAGTGTCTGGCGCGAGACATTCAGGAAACTGATCGAAGCTGGCGACGGCCAGATACGCTTCATCGGTCTCACCTCCATGCTGGCAGGGCTGCTACTGCTTTATTTCGTAAACTAG
- a CDS encoding ATP phosphoribosyltransferase regulatory subunit: MHKWILPEYVEDILPAEALRIEMMRRRIIDWLLVHGYELVGPPMLEYVESLLSGSGGDMDLRMFKVVDQLSGRMMGLRADMTPQTARIDAHLLNRKGITRLCYAGSVLHALPSGLTRTREPLQIGAELYGHKGLESDLEVQRLMLQTLAIAGVGDIHLDLGHVAVFRGLIKGAGIPVELETELFGVLQAKDICGLKELCTGLGKHVDAQVRRALLLLPELYGGDKILALARKSLPDYPDIRCALDGLEAVASQLKPVVNTLAFDLADLRGYYYHSGMVFAAYTGNCPNAIALGGRYDEIGKAFGRARPATGFSMDLRELAGLVQPDLYPKGVLAPYTQDNKALEEKIGQLRGEGQIVVVELPGHENGQGAFNCDRKLVLQDQNWIVTGI, encoded by the coding sequence ATGCATAAGTGGATTCTTCCCGAATACGTCGAGGATATCCTGCCAGCCGAAGCGCTGCGCATCGAGATGATGCGCCGGCGCATTATCGACTGGCTCCTGGTGCATGGCTATGAACTGGTAGGTCCGCCTATGTTGGAATACGTGGAATCCTTGCTCTCGGGCAGCGGTGGCGACATGGATCTACGCATGTTCAAGGTCGTGGATCAATTAAGTGGCCGCATGATGGGGCTGCGCGCTGACATGACGCCCCAAACTGCGCGTATCGACGCCCATCTGCTGAACCGCAAGGGAATTACCCGCTTGTGTTACGCGGGAAGTGTGCTGCATGCCCTGCCGTCAGGATTGACCCGGACCCGTGAGCCACTCCAAATCGGTGCGGAACTTTATGGCCATAAGGGGCTGGAAAGCGATCTTGAAGTACAGCGACTCATGTTGCAAACGCTGGCGATTGCAGGTGTGGGGGATATTCATCTTGATCTCGGGCATGTTGCCGTGTTTCGTGGCCTGATCAAGGGTGCGGGAATTCCTGTCGAACTGGAGACGGAGTTGTTTGGTGTGCTGCAGGCCAAGGATATTTGTGGATTGAAGGAACTCTGCACCGGGTTGGGTAAGCATGTGGATGCGCAAGTGCGGCGGGCGTTGTTGCTGTTGCCGGAACTATATGGTGGCGACAAGATACTGGCACTCGCGCGTAAATCCCTGCCGGATTACCCCGACATCCGATGCGCGCTTGACGGGCTGGAAGCAGTGGCGTCCCAACTCAAGCCCGTGGTGAATACGCTGGCATTTGATCTGGCGGATTTGCGTGGCTATTACTATCATAGCGGGATGGTATTCGCCGCTTATACCGGTAATTGCCCCAATGCAATCGCGCTGGGCGGACGTTATGATGAGATCGGCAAGGCATTTGGAAGAGCGCGGCCAGCCACGGGCTTTAGTATGGACTTGCGGGAATTGGCTGGCTTGGTGCAGCCGGATCTCTATCCCAAGGGAGTCCTGGCACCCTATACCCAGGATAACAAGGCGCTGGAAGAGAAAATCGGGCAGCTTCGCGGTGAAGGACAGATAGTCGTGGTCGAATTACCCGGACATGAGAATGGCCAGGGTGCATTTAACTGTGACAGGAAACTGGTGTTGCAGGATCAGAACTGGATCGTAACCGGCATCTGA
- the hflK gene encoding FtsH protease activity modulator HflK, giving the protein MGLNDPQWGRKKGNSGPPDLDQLWRNFNKKLNNLFKRKGGAGSGQGGGEGPGSGTPRRYGGSIGLLIGLLLLLWIASGFYIINEGQRGLVLRFGKYVETTQAGLRWHLPYPVEIVETVNVSQVRTVEIGYRNNVRSKVLKESLMLTDDENIIDIQFAVQYILKNPEEFLFNNREPENAVLQAAETAIREIIGKSKMDFVLYEGREQVAAKATQLMQGILDRYKIGIAISKVTMQNAQPPEQVQAAFDDAVKAGQDRERQKNEGQAYANDVIPKAKGNAARLLEEAEGYKQRVIASSEGDASRFKQVLVEYNKAPGVTRDRLYLDMMQQVLSSTSKILVDQKNGNNLLYLPLDKLIQMSGPSSPTTLAPDVMPAAPPEALPDAARTREAFRGRERETR; this is encoded by the coding sequence ATGGGATTAAATGATCCTCAGTGGGGAAGAAAAAAAGGTAATTCCGGTCCGCCTGATCTGGATCAATTGTGGCGCAATTTTAATAAAAAGCTCAATAATCTTTTTAAACGCAAAGGTGGCGCCGGTAGCGGGCAGGGGGGTGGCGAGGGACCTGGGAGCGGCACGCCGAGACGGTATGGCGGAAGCATTGGGTTGCTGATCGGACTACTTTTACTGCTGTGGATAGCCAGCGGATTCTATATTATCAATGAAGGCCAGCGCGGTCTTGTTCTTCGCTTCGGAAAGTATGTGGAAACCACCCAGGCGGGCTTGCGCTGGCATTTGCCATATCCGGTTGAAATTGTGGAGACAGTCAACGTCAGCCAGGTTCGTACGGTGGAAATCGGCTATCGCAATAATGTAAGAAGCAAAGTGTTGAAGGAATCACTGATGCTGACTGACGATGAAAATATCATTGATATTCAGTTTGCCGTGCAATACATCCTTAAAAACCCCGAGGAATTTCTGTTCAACAATCGCGAACCGGAAAATGCGGTGCTGCAGGCCGCTGAAACCGCCATTCGTGAAATTATCGGCAAGAGCAAGATGGATTTCGTGTTATACGAAGGTCGCGAGCAGGTAGCTGCGAAGGCGACCCAGTTGATGCAAGGAATTCTCGACCGCTACAAAATAGGGATTGCCATCAGCAAGGTCACCATGCAGAACGCGCAGCCGCCGGAACAGGTCCAGGCCGCATTCGACGATGCCGTTAAGGCAGGCCAGGATAGAGAGCGGCAGAAAAATGAAGGCCAGGCCTATGCTAACGACGTTATTCCGAAAGCCAAGGGTAACGCCGCCCGTCTGCTGGAAGAGGCTGAAGGATATAAGCAACGGGTAATTGCCAGTTCCGAGGGTGATGCCAGCCGCTTTAAACAAGTTCTTGTCGAATACAACAAGGCGCCCGGTGTAACCCGGGATCGTCTCTACCTGGACATGATGCAGCAAGTACTTTCCAGTACGAGCAAAATTCTTGTAGATCAGAAAAATGGCAATAATTTACTTTATCTGCCGCTGGATAAACTGATCCAAATGAGTGGACCTTCATCACCCACTACTTTAGCACCCGATGTGATGCCTGCGGCGCCGCCGGAGGCCCTCCCCGACGCTGCTCGTACGCGTGAGGCATTTCGCGGTCGTGAACGGGAGACAAGATAA
- a CDS encoding TlpA family protein disulfide reductase, with protein MQRALAILLCVLLSLPPLSYARGFVFTDSTGKKLTLSDYKGKWVLINFWATWCPPCLKEIPDLVSLYESRKDVVVIGIAMDYQNPKTVMKFADSLSISYPIVLGDRKIAAQIGPVSMLPTTYLFDPAGQPAAYKVGLISRESLEEFMRENPPSPQSHPPGETSQRKRK; from the coding sequence ATGCAACGCGCGCTCGCCATCTTGCTCTGTGTGCTACTGTCACTGCCGCCCCTCTCCTATGCAAGGGGCTTCGTGTTCACGGATTCCACCGGCAAGAAGCTCACTCTTTCCGACTATAAGGGCAAGTGGGTCTTGATAAATTTCTGGGCCACTTGGTGCCCGCCTTGCCTGAAGGAAATTCCTGATCTCGTGTCGCTTTATGAGAGCCGCAAGGATGTAGTGGTAATCGGCATAGCGATGGACTACCAGAATCCGAAGACGGTGATGAAATTCGCTGACTCACTATCGATTTCCTATCCCATCGTGCTGGGTGACAGAAAAATTGCTGCTCAAATCGGCCCCGTGTCGATGCTGCCTACTACCTATTTATTCGATCCCGCCGGTCAGCCGGCAGCCTATAAGGTGGGGCTAATTTCGCGGGAAAGTCTGGAGGAATTCATGCGAGAAAACCCCCCAAGCCCTCAAAGCCATCCTCCCGGCGAAACAAGTCAGCGAAAGCGCAAATAA
- a CDS encoding adenylosuccinate synthase, with protein MTKNVVVIGTQWGDEGKGKVVDWLTDHAQGVVRFQGGHNAGHTLVIAGKQTVLHLIPSGILRDNVACYIGNGVVVSPQALLNEVNMLEQAGIDVQGRLRISEACPLILPCHVALDSAREAARGTGKIGTTGRGIGPAYEDKVARRAVRLQDLFHRDRFAAKLGEMLDYHNFVLKNYFHAPIVDFQQTVDDTLVLAERIKPMMADVPRLLFEANKAGESLLFEGAQGTLLDVDHGTYPFVTSSNCIAGAATTGSGIGPQMLHYVLGITKAYTTRVGAGPFPTELDDDVGKYLAKRGKEFGATTGRPRRCGWFDAAALKRSIQINGVSGLCVTKLDVLDGVETLRLGVGYKVIGNGEGEKFSSILPVGADDLAYCEPVYEEMPGWKESTVGIKNSERLPKAARNYLKRMEEVCAVPIDMISTGPDREETIVLRHPFE; from the coding sequence ATGACAAAAAATGTGGTCGTCATTGGAACCCAATGGGGTGATGAGGGCAAAGGCAAGGTAGTAGACTGGCTTACCGATCACGCCCAGGGTGTGGTTCGTTTCCAGGGGGGGCATAATGCCGGGCACACGCTGGTTATTGCGGGTAAGCAAACGGTCCTGCATTTAATCCCTTCCGGAATATTGCGTGACAATGTTGCCTGCTATATAGGTAACGGGGTAGTTGTGTCTCCGCAGGCATTGCTGAATGAAGTCAATATGCTTGAGCAGGCGGGAATCGACGTGCAGGGAAGACTCCGCATAAGTGAAGCGTGTCCGCTTATTCTGCCGTGTCACGTGGCGCTTGATAGCGCCCGCGAGGCGGCCAGGGGGACGGGTAAAATCGGCACCACCGGCCGCGGTATCGGGCCGGCCTACGAGGATAAGGTGGCACGGCGCGCAGTGCGCCTGCAGGACTTGTTTCACCGAGACCGCTTCGCCGCCAAGCTGGGGGAGATGCTGGATTATCATAACTTCGTGCTGAAGAATTACTTTCATGCGCCGATAGTGGATTTTCAGCAAACCGTGGATGACACGCTGGTCTTGGCCGAGCGCATCAAACCGATGATGGCGGATGTGCCGCGACTTTTGTTCGAAGCCAACAAGGCCGGCGAGAGCCTGCTGTTCGAGGGAGCGCAGGGAACATTGCTTGATGTGGATCACGGTACTTACCCTTTTGTGACGTCGAGTAATTGTATCGCTGGCGCGGCAACGACCGGGAGCGGCATTGGCCCGCAGATGCTGCATTACGTACTGGGTATCACCAAGGCGTACACCACGCGGGTTGGTGCCGGACCCTTTCCTACGGAATTGGACGACGATGTGGGGAAGTATCTGGCTAAACGTGGCAAGGAGTTTGGTGCGACCACCGGGCGCCCGCGCCGTTGCGGCTGGTTCGATGCTGCCGCGTTAAAGCGCTCCATCCAGATCAATGGCGTATCCGGGCTATGTGTTACCAAACTGGACGTACTGGATGGCGTGGAGACACTACGCCTCGGGGTGGGTTACAAGGTGATTGGCAATGGCGAGGGCGAAAAGTTCAGCAGTATCCTGCCAGTGGGTGCGGACGACCTCGCCTACTGCGAACCGGTCTATGAGGAGATGCCGGGATGGAAAGAGAGTACCGTGGGAATAAAAAATTCTGAACGGCTGCCCAAGGCGGCGCGAAACTACCTGAAACGCATGGAAGAGGTATGCGCCGTTCCAATAGACATGATATCCACCGGCCCGGATAGGGAGGAAACGATTGTGCTTCGGCACCCATTTGAATAA